The genomic DNA TCCCCATTTAACTTTTCGTTGACAGCTTGCCAACCAATCGACATCGTGACGCCATGATCGCCATCGCCAAGTTTTCGATCTAACTCACATAAATAGTCTTTTTGTTCTTCAACCATCGTTACAACGTTAGCCAAAAAGTTTTTAAACACATCAGCAGTCATTTTCAATGGATACGCCTCCTTATTTTTGAACATACATTGGACAATCTGCCGGATAATCAACAAGCTCCGCCAATTCTTCGTCCAGTTTCATAATCGTAATTGATGCGCCTCCCATTTCAAGTGAAGTGCTATAGTCACCAACATATGAACGGTGAATAACAATGCCTTTTTCACTCAAAATTTGGTCAACACGTCTAAACATAATATACAATTCCATTCTCGTTGTAGAGCCAAGACCATTCACAAGAACGGCTACTTTCTCTCCGGATTCAACCGGCATATCAGCGAGAATATCTTGAACAAGGCGGTCTACAACTTGATCAGCAGGCTGTAATTCCCCTTTTTCAATTCCAGGCTCACCGTGGTGGCCCAGACCAATCTCCATTTCATTGTCCTCTAATATAAAGCTCGGCTGTCCCGTTTGTGGAAGTGAACATGGTGACAATCCTACACCCATTGTACGTGTATAATCATTCGCTTTTTGTGTAACTCGAATTACATCATCAAAATTAAATCCTTTTGCTGAAGCAGCCCCAGCCGCCTTCGTAATAAAGAATTCGCCAGCAATTCCACGACGCTTTTCCATTTCCTCTTTCGGAGCAGAAGCAACATCATCCGTCACAATTACTGTACCTACTTTAATCCCACTTTCGAGATCTGCTAGCTCAGCTGCCATGCCAAAGTTCATAAGGTCTCCTGCGTAGTTTCCATAAATATAGACAACGCCCTCACCTTTATCAATTACTTTTGTCGCTTCCAAAATAGGATCTGGAGGAGGTGAGGCAAAAATGTTACCAACTGCAACACCATCTGCCATGCCATCTCCAACGTAGCCCATAAAGGCCGGTTCATGTCCAGAACCACCGCCGATTAACACCCCCACTTTTCCTTCGCGTGTTTCTTTTGCTGTAACAAGTGAG from Sporosarcina sp. FSL K6-1522 includes the following:
- a CDS encoding dihydroxyacetone kinase subunit DhaK; the protein is MKKLINNPTYVVEEMIEGYVKAHPNHVRQLEENARSLVTAKETREGKVGVLIGGGSGHEPAFMGYVGDGMADGVAVGNIFASPPPDPILEATKVIDKGEGVVYIYGNYAGDLMNFGMAAELADLESGIKVGTVIVTDDVASAPKEEMEKRRGIAGEFFITKAAGAASAKGFNFDDVIRVTQKANDYTRTMGVGLSPCSLPQTGQPSFILEDNEMEIGLGHHGEPGIEKGELQPADQVVDRLVQDILADMPVESGEKVAVLVNGLGSTTRMELYIMFRRVDQILSEKGIVIHRSYVGDYSTSLEMGGASITIMKLDEELAELVDYPADCPMYVQK